Proteins from one Methanosarcinales archaeon genomic window:
- a CDS encoding DUF365 domain-containing protein, with translation MDEIVSIIFPLPKEAIDFMFSNNRDVYIKYTSREPKKKSRIRIKKNITLFIYQSGGGKSIVGEATIKKIDFLDMNTILNTYHGRLMISDDEFRRYAKGRENKKALVLELTGLKRYKKEIQISKPVTMAGIFLTTEKMREVIGDV, from the coding sequence ATGGACGAAATAGTCAGTATTATATTCCCTTTGCCAAAAGAAGCAATTGATTTCATGTTTTCAAATAATCGAGATGTTTATATAAAATATACTTCTCGAGAGCCCAAAAAAAAATCTAGAATAAGAATAAAAAAAAACATTACTTTATTCATATATCAATCAGGTGGAGGTAAATCTATTGTTGGTGAAGCCACCATAAAAAAAATTGATTTTTTGGATATGAATACAATCTTAAACACGTATCATGGACGGTTGATGATATCAGATGATGAGTTTAGAAGATATGCCAAAGGCAGGGAAAACAAAAAAGCATTGGTTTTAGAATTAACTGGATTAAAAAGATATAAAAAAGAAATTCAAATATCCAAACCTGTTACAATGGCAGGTATTTTCTTAACAACTGAAAAAATGCGAGAAGTTATAGGGGATGTGTGA
- a CDS encoding N-6 DNA methylase produces the protein GSGHILVYAFEVLYEIYRSQGYLDSEIAPLILNKNLYGLEIDDRAAQLAGFALMMKARMYDKELFNKKISLNLCAIQETREECALNKGKYPELCRLWDFFIDAKNYGSILKVEGFDFERLGDEFELLKRDGTLDSVFAGSKLEELVKQVKLMGRKYSCVVTNPPYMGSRNINTKLNKFISDAYPDSKTDLFAVFIEKCLDFTNSKGFTSMITMQSWMFLSSFEKLRIKILENHKIDTMVHLGPRAFEQIGGEIVSTTAFTIRAW, from the coding sequence GGGGTCTGGTCATATTCTTGTTTATGCTTTTGAGGTGCTGTATGAGATATACAGGTCGCAGGGTTATCTTGATAGCGAGATTGCGCCCCTGATACTTAACAAGAACCTCTATGGGCTTGAGATTGATGACAGGGCGGCGCAGCTTGCGGGATTTGCGCTGATGATGAAGGCGAGGATGTATGATAAAGAGCTGTTTAACAAGAAGATATCTTTGAATCTTTGCGCTATCCAGGAAACGAGGGAAGAGTGCGCTTTGAATAAGGGGAAGTATCCTGAACTGTGCAGGCTGTGGGATTTCTTTATCGATGCCAAGAATTACGGGTCTATATTGAAGGTGGAGGGGTTTGATTTTGAGAGATTGGGGGATGAGTTTGAGTTGCTGAAGAGGGATGGGACGCTTGATTCTGTTTTTGCGGGGTCGAAATTGGAGGAGCTTGTGAAGCAGGTGAAGCTCATGGGGCGGAAATATAGTTGTGTGGTGACGAACCCGCCGTATATGGGTTCAAGGAATATAAACACAAAGTTAAATAAATTTATTAGCGATGCGTATCCAGATTCAAAAACTGATTTGTTTGCGGTATTTATTGAGAAATGTCTTGATTTTACTAATTCGAAAGGTTTCACTTCCATGATTACCATGCAATCTTGGATGTTCTTGTCATCTTTTGAAAAATTGAGGATCAAAATTTTAGAAAACCATAAGATAGATACGATGGTTCATCTTGGACCACGAGCTTTTGAACAGATTGGCGGAGAGATTGTTTCAACGACAGCTTTTACAATCAGAGCATGGTGA